The sequence tccaggctcccacacacgttagatgcactgtgtaggttaggttacagttatactgggtgggtttatattattaaagggacactccaggctcccacacacgttaggtgcactgtgtaggttaggttacagttagttatactggctgggtttatattattaaagggacactccaggctcccacacacgttagatgcactgtgtaggttaggttacagttagttatactgggtaggtttatattattaaagggacactccaggctcccacacacgttagatgcactgtgtaggttaggttatagttagttatactgggtgggtttatattattaaagggacactccaggctcccacacacattaggtgcactgtgtaagttaggttacagttatactgggtaggtttatattattaaagggccactcaaggctcccacacacgttaggtgcactgtgtaagtaaggttacagttataccgggtgtgtttatattattaaagggacacttcaggctactacgcacgttaggtgcactgtgtagatttggttacagttagttaaactgggtgggtttatattattaaagggacattctagacTCCTAcatacattagatgcactgtgtaggttaggttacgggagtttaagcatgcgtgggataggcataaagctatcctaagggagagggggggcagtCCGTAGCATCTTGCAGGaaatgctgacacactccagccacatgaggtctagcattgtcttgcattaggaggaacccagggccaaccgcaccagcatatggtctcacaaggaggatctcatctcggtacctaatggcagtcaggctacctctggcaagcattactgacccactgccaaaccggtcatgctggaggatgttgcaggcagcagaacgttctccacagcgtctccagactctgtcacatgtgctcagtgtgaacctgctttcatctgtgaaatcAGCACAATCttagtgttctctggcaaatgccaaacgtcctgcacggtgttgggctgtaagcacaacccccacctgtggatgtcataccaccctcatggagtctgtttctgatatttgtggcctgctggaggtcattttgcagggctctggcagtgctcctcctgttcctccttgcacaaaggcggaggtagcggtccttctgctgggttgttgccctcctacggcctcctccatgtctcctgatgtactggcctgcctcctggtagcgcctccatgctctggacactacgctgacagacacagcaaaccttcttgccacagctcacattgatgttccatcctggatgagctgcactacctgagccacttgtgtaggttgtagactccatctcatgctaccactagagtgaaagcaccgacAGCAtttaaaagtgaccaaaacatcagccaggaagcataggaactgagaagtggtctgtggtcaccacctgcagaaccactcctttattgggggtgtcttgctaattgcttataatttccacctgttgtctatcccatttgcacaacaacatgtgaaattgattgtcactcactgttgcttcctaagtggacagtttgatttcacagaagtgtgattgacttggagttacgttgtgttgtttaagtgttccctttattttttgtgagcagtgtatttagaaaattgggcagactagatgggctgaatggttcttagctgccgtcacattctatgtttctatgtttcagttaggtatactgggtgggtttatattattaaatggacactgcagggtcccacacattaggtgcactccaggctgtgcaggttaggttacagttattttGTACCACTGCCCGTTCTACTTCACGATCAACTAGACGAATGACATTCGGGAGATATGTACTACCGACTGTGGGGAGCTTTTGCTTCCTAAAAGCAAGGGGGAATGTTAGTCTGTGTTCACACAGGAACCACCAAAAGCCGACCAGCCGTCACCatcatttctctgaaactgttttgggttATCGCCTCGTGGCCAGTCGGTCAGAACTTTACCAATTCCGTTCTACTGAacagatctgagtgcttttttgatatgttgggtgctcagatccaagctatttggggatatacgaattgtggggttcctgtgatTTGTCATTTTGGACTCTTGTGTACTtttttgaatggagaccccatgctggggatgtgtgcataaaaggctgagtttgTGTGGAATAAATCAGTTGTCCTCCCAGAACTGTGTCGTGCAGTTACTAGGGAGGAGGGCTATTCACATTGCAGTATCTTGTTCCTGAGTTCCAGTTATTGGTGATCCAGTGGAGGAAAGTCTTGGGTCAGGACTAGCGTTCCGCTACACAGCCtcccccacacgttagatgcactgtgtaggttaggttatagttgGCTACACcggatgggtttatattattaaatgagaTATTTCAAACTGTACAGAATTAAATAAGGAGATCCTGAAGAATGAGAGACACCCTCAAAAGAGTCGCAGGCAGAACAGATCAGACATCCTGCAGGAGATTCTCCTGCTCTCTAAGTATAGCAAGCTCAGTGCATGTTATCTGGTTGCTGTTGTCACTCCCAGGCTGTCACTTAGTGCTGGCTCAGTATTATAGCAATTCAGTAACGATGACAGGCCAGCAATGCAGCCAGCGTGTTGGCATCATGATTTATGTTTGCCCAGCCTAGAGCAGTGTCGTCAAGCAGGGCAAAACAaaaaggagagctggggacaTGGTTGGTTGTCTAAGTGCATAAAATGGAACATTAATGATTTTATGTTGAACGTTTGTATGCTTGTTATATAGAAGGCATATCTGATTAACACAAGACTACTTCCTCGCAAATTACCGGTTAATCACTTTCAGATGACAAAGATGATGGGCTGAATCACAGGCCACAACCTCATTTGATTCCAATTTAATCAGAATCAGTAAGCCATCCATTCAGTATGTCCCTGAAAGCAcatttgtgttaaagggacactatagtcaccagaacaactacagcttattgaatttgttctggtgagtagaatcattaccttcaggctttttgctgtaaacactgtcttttcagataaaatgcagtgtttacattacagcctagtgataacttcactggccactcctcagatggctgttagagatccttcctcggTCATGGCTggtaaaatgcatccaaacattcagtgtctcctccctctgcatgcagacactgaactttcctcatagagattcattgattcaattcatctctatgaggagatgctgattggccagggctgtttgaatcatgctggctctgcctctttgtcagtctcagccaatcctatagggaagcactgtgattggatcaggctaccacttcttagCAGAcaacttgtttttctgaggcaaacagcatgcagagttacagcttcaggcttgaacacagtaatattttactatatttagggagtgtgacagaccgcctggcacctaCGTCAATTGcagcttcctagtacttgcaagtACCATAGGCACTGCGCTGGAACACCATACCTACTGCAAACAtacaaaccaccgcagcttggttgggatctcaccatctcctacccaccctggacctatgaccaggatCCAGCAGGTAGCCCTCTCTTattccagagagcatagcaggaacagctcttacaacaGCTTAGTGATTAtcctcaggggagtatagtgactatagcaatcccccagagtgtatgtagttctccaatcccccaaacatgagccaacaAGACTTCaagaaggtgcaagatgatctgagctttaatggttcaggttggcttttatacaattcctcaggccagaggcacagccgctggacctgatggggcacaggaacacaaaggatacaaaccaatcagaacatacagtctgtgacacgtCCATGTACAGAACAcaaccccctcttcccccccccccgcttgggagataattgcgttactTACTGGACTCAATTGTCTccaagcaggaaaaaaaaaaaaaaaaacatttttcacaaagttcagaaagtaccccaacacaaaacatacccccagatagccctgatctgggtgaacaaccaaaatcacccagagcaggggttcataagtttcatggaagtctctttttgaccggctgcaagcatggcttcatgcccaaaacagttccaaggaATTAGGGGCAGCAGGCTCTCTTTGTGGAGTACAGAAGTACTTGCATTACatgaatggagccttttaaagtgtattgggcaaggtatattgcagggcccatagtcacagtgtcaaaaaaaaaaaaagagtttgtcACAGGGAGGAATGAAGGGACCAGGGTGATTAGTAAATGATCGGTCTGGGTTtatcagtattaaaaaaaaataaatacaaagtatgtatacctaacactatagtgcccgcaTTTCCATTTAGCCGACCAGGATCCCACTGCATGggctaaaaaggtgattttacctaTTCTCCCTCACAGTGCTGCTCCACCTGTGGCCAAGGTCATTGGGACAGATCTCAATCTAGTACATTTCGATAGCTTACCTGCGCAGCAAGATGCTATACTACCCCATCCATCGCAAGGAGGATTGTTTGCGGATTCTGCACCACATCATTAGGTGTGGATCGTTCTCCCCAAGCGCCTTACAAGAGAGACCTGGATTTGGTGATTGAGTTGCCTTCGAGCTATAACAGTGTTTTAAAAGAGGCTGAATTCCTTTCCATTTTGAATCATTGCTAATGCCGCCCAGGCACTTCCAGTGCATTGCTTTCTGTCAGTGCCTCAGAGGAAGCCCTCAACTGTAGCATCTTAAAAAGTGGAGCTTTCTCACATCACTCTACAGTGACCAGCACATGGAGGAtgccactcaattaaccccttagcCTCTGACATCAGGTCACCCAATCACAGGCAGTACACAGTGGCCGAGAGGAAAGAATAAAAGATCCCGTATGATTCCCATTCAATCTTGCATTGTCCATCTTAATGTGTCTTATACCGGGTTTGGTTTTAGATTCTCATCTGCAGCTACAAATAACTGAACATTAgacagatttgtttttttttttataaattttatttaaCAGAAGAGAGCCGATTTACTTCAGTTCTTTCACGGACAGACCTGAGGGATAGAAGAGAAGTTGATGAGATCAGCAGACTGACAAAATACAGTTTATTTTGGGCTTTAAGGCAAGCTATTAAAATACCATATATTTACAAACGATCACAATAATTTGCATTGTGATGTCATCTAGCTGTACAATCCTCTCGTAACAGATTACCTCAACTTTCTATAAGAGCTGTGCAAGTCTGATCACTTTTGTTGATGGGATACAGCAATCCAAATTTTAAATGCAATACTAGAGTTAAAAATAACAACTTTACTTCAAAGTAAATGGAGTGAATCAGACTGACCGACCATTCCGTCTCTCCGACTTTAGTTGGGGTGGGATGCGACAACCAGGTAAGAACTCAAAatgttcaaaaaataaaaacggtttgactccttacaatgaggGGTTCCAGGGAATTCCctgcatcataaccattacagcaagttatagtggttatggtgcatttaGTTTTCCTTGAAGATACAGTTACAGCTTAGAGTTGTTGGAATAAAAGTCCGAATAATACAATGAACTCACCAGGGGGCAGGGACTGTTTcagcttctctgccttttctttgTCTGTGATGACCAGTGTGTACAGGTACTTGCTGCAGCGCACCTTGAATTTGACATTGTTCTTGTTTTTCTTAATCTTGACAGCTgaaaagaatacaaataaaacCACAAGTTCAATATGGAGCCCAGATTACCAGTGTTTGCAATAAAATAATCTATCCCAATACATGCATTCGCAAAATGACTCTTGTCCATGTATTTCATAGACAAATCTATGGTCTGGCTAGTAGCTAAAAGGCACTTCCAGACCCCTAATGTACTGTAGCTCGCTGATGAAAAGCCATGTGTATGAAGAGtgtgccattttttattttacatgaagtgaagattttaatagaaatcacCCCCCAAGAGGCAGCTATTGCCCATGGCACCTGCCTAGCAAAGACTTCATACTACTAATACAGTGATTTGTTTTGATTGATTTTGTATTTCagcagtggagtatccctttaaagtaagAAATTAGAAATCAGTTCACCAGCATGTATAATGTGAGATATTGGGCCTTTTAATGTCTCAGTGAGTGAAGAATGTGGGTAAATTATTCCAGAtgcaaaataaagtatttttgacTTTTCAGATTCCAGGATGAATGACAAGCTGCTCCGCTGCTGTAACATGTAAAGCAAACCATCAGCAACATGGCACACGCAGCCCTTAATCTTTGTCTACATATTTTGATTAAATCCATATATTAGCATCAGGAATTCGCACGAACAGAAGAAGAGGAAagaaaaatgagagaaaaaaaaaactaaactacacAGAATAAATCGGTAACGCACAAGCTGTTGCAAATAATGGCACGTCTGTAGCCATTACGAGAGATCACAAAGTGGAGCATTAATTGGCAGTTTGTAATACAATTGGACCGACTAATTCCAGCTCTATACTTAAAAAGGagaaataatgttttattaaaactcATTTTGACAGTAATCCATTCATTTTGAAGTGTGCCACTTGagattattttaaagaaaatctttACTTGAAGCTACAGCACAGCCAAAACCTatacacagcatgatgtagggacaATCTGATGCCACAACCAACTGATGGCAACATACAGTGTCATCCATGACACCTTACTTTGCATGTATGATATTAACTATGCAGGATCCTCCTCGGGCCGTTTCGTACTCCTTTCTGTGCAAGTTTCACAGCCGCAATAGCTCCTGGTGTATGAAGTATCGAGGCAAGTATGTTTCCCTAAGAGTTCTCACTTTAGTTCCCTCCAGGCAAGAGGAAAGATCACCTTACAGGAACTtcacatacaatacacagagactACAACAGTGGCTGTGTCTAGAGGAACATTCCATGTGTGCCAGGAGAGCACTGGAGCAGGCGCACTGTAATTTGTAGTTTTAGTACGGTATGGGTACCATGGGCTCCGATGCACTATCTGGTCTTGTACAGTCAATCCGTGACTGCTTATTGACAGAGCGCTTGGCCGATAATCTTAGCCACTGAGATCAGTCCTGCTTAGCTAAGAGCTAGTTAGATTTCATACAGGATCATACTATAAGCAGGGGCCGTGGTACATTGTCAAACCAACAAATTACACCAGGAAgccaccataaccaatacagcaggCTCTGGTGGTAATGGTGCTAGGAGTATTTCCTTAGCTTTTAAATCTGGCATAAGATTAGCCTTTCCCAAGATCACTCTTGTTAGACACCTTCTACGGGTCTTATGACAGGACCACATGTTTGTTAAACCACATTATCAGCTCCCTAAGCGAACACAATGAACTGCAGACATCTCAAACATCACTGTCACCCATCCAGATATCTATAATCACACAGTACAAGGCTTTGAGCATCAAGGCAAGGAATCTAAAAGGATGAATTACTAACATTTTAATGCAGCAAAAcagacaaaaaattttttttacacaaatctactgttaactgaacatgtttttctttttattaaggtaaattcACAATttgttatgttttcaagaatgtatgtgtagtggatgcagtgagtgtatataatgaatgcagagtgtgtgtgtgtgtgcaggtattttaagtgtgtaaaaatgtaatttttaaaattatgttttagtcccccctccctgcttcttacctggtcagAGAGGGGGCTTTGGcattccctgatggtccagtggcatggactgtgcagctcccctgtctaactctcgcagCCTGTGTGCCGTGCGGAGCATTGCCATTGTAACCTGTGACAACGCTCTGCCGGCTGCGGGACttgcgagagttagacaggggagctgctgggaaggtaagcaaGTTGTGCTGGGCCCTCAGGAACCTGATGGCAGCCCGGGTCTGCattatcggtatctttattggcagataccgatattgttgaaaatacagaatatcggccagaccaATAATCGGTCTATCCCTATATTGCACACCGCTAAAGACATAATGGCACTTAAACACCTTATTATTCAGTGCTCAGACTACCACAAAAATATCTGGGTTCTGCAAGTACTACAATTCCCGGTCATAAATCATTAGTTATCGTTCTTCCATAAAATAGAGTACACAGACTAATGGCCAAGCATCACAGAACAACCATAACCAAGTGCCAGAAACAAGCCATCAATACTCCGCAGTGTGTCCAGTTAGGGCTAAAGTGAGCATCACCTAAAAAGGTGTGAGTTCAGCCAGGTAAGCATAGTGTCACTGACTGCCAATATCAAGCAgagatctaaaaataaataaattaggtaTCCACCTCAGATTAATCAGACATATCCCACAATTCCTAACCTACACACATCGGATTTTGGGATGGCGCTTACGGTAACAGATATTACTGGTACACAGATCACAGCAGTAAAGGCCAAACAAGTCAAACGTGGAACAGCTTCATCCTTACATCAGGCAGCAACGTGACTATCAGAGTGTAGTCGAAGTATTATgctccttaaccctttaaggaccaaacttctggagtaaaagggaatcatgacatgtcacacatgtcatgtgtccttaaggggttaatgtactaCCAGGTCAAAGCTAACGTGATGGGTGCAGTTTAAAGGCACATGTTTGGTATAACAGCTGTTTAAATAACGACTTTCCTTCCATATTAATCCAGCATCTGCTTCCATTACTCTCAGACAGGATTCTACAAATCCAGGGAGCTCATTGCAAGTCTGTTACAGAGGGGGGTAATTGCTAAATTGAGAATTGAAggtggattttaaaaaaaatctaaagataaactatagtgccaggaaagcaaagttTTAGCATAGTAATCcccaccactagaggtggagttaaccctgaaaggtagttattgcagtttcttaaaaaaaactgcaatattagCTTTGCGTGGTTAAAggacctgggaatatgcacccagacc comes from Pelobates fuscus isolate aPelFus1 chromosome 5, aPelFus1.pri, whole genome shotgun sequence and encodes:
- the RPL38 gene encoding large ribosomal subunit protein eL38, which translates into the protein MPRKIEEIKDFLLTARRKDAKSVKIKKNKNNVKFKVRCSKYLYTLVITDKEKAEKLKQSLPPGLSVKELK